One stretch of Alcaligenes aquatilis DNA includes these proteins:
- a CDS encoding spermidine synthase — translation MMPQVSISEHEGVRYLHLGSAWVQGAMRLDAPDQLELHYIRQMMIWSLFQTDPRRIAQLGLGAGSLTRFCYQHFPQARIDAVEINPEVVQASRLLFNLPPDDQRLNVHTVDALDYLDAVYGELDVLQVDVYSDQAEHPALESEAFYQACRKALGPQGLLTVNLLGSERVHARNLHALQESFSAVVWLPETHDGNLVALAFVDPPQIDFDDLYQRAEEIHALLGLDDGKEWVDGLYAWMDQD, via the coding sequence ATGATGCCGCAGGTCTCTATTTCGGAACACGAAGGCGTGCGCTACCTGCACCTGGGCTCGGCCTGGGTGCAGGGCGCCATGCGCCTGGATGCTCCCGATCAGCTGGAGCTGCACTACATCCGTCAAATGATGATCTGGAGCTTGTTCCAGACCGATCCGCGCCGTATTGCCCAGCTTGGCCTGGGCGCAGGCAGTCTGACGCGCTTTTGCTACCAGCATTTCCCCCAGGCGCGTATCGACGCGGTGGAAATCAATCCGGAAGTGGTGCAAGCCAGCCGGCTGCTGTTCAATTTACCGCCCGACGACCAACGCTTGAACGTACACACGGTAGACGCGCTGGACTATCTGGACGCGGTATATGGCGAGCTGGATGTGCTGCAAGTTGATGTCTACTCTGATCAGGCCGAGCACCCTGCACTGGAAAGCGAAGCCTTTTACCAGGCCTGCCGCAAAGCTCTGGGGCCGCAAGGACTATTGACGGTCAATTTACTGGGGTCGGAACGGGTACATGCGCGCAATCTGCATGCGTTGCAAGAGAGCTTCTCTGCCGTGGTCTGGCTACCTGAAACCCATGACGGGAATCTGGTTGCCCTGGCCTTTGTAGACCCGCCACAAATTGATTTTGATGATTTGTACCAACGTGCTGAAGAGATCCACGCCCTCTTGGGTTTGGACGACGGCAAGGAATGGGTTGACGGGCTATATGCCTGGATGGACCAGGACTGA
- a CDS encoding ATP-binding protein: MSSQDLSTLISRAERVLAQLEAWLPPAPPPVNWDCVAFRWRTNGTRGWLEGVSHVATIQPDDLHHIERQKSIIERNTRHFLAGKPANNVLMTGARGTGKSSLVKAMLAKFADQGLRLIEVDKSDLGDLGYIIDLISKRPEHFIIFSDDLSFEEGEAGYKALKSVLDGSLASPGDNVLIYATSNRRHLMPEYMKENLSTSTSADGEIHPGEAVEEKVSLSERFGLWLSFYPFKQDDYLDIVYYWLGALGCPAEHIESSRTEALQWALERGSRSGRVARQFARDWTARHV, encoded by the coding sequence TTGAGCTCGCAAGACCTGAGTACCCTGATCAGCCGGGCCGAGCGGGTTCTCGCTCAATTGGAAGCCTGGCTCCCCCCTGCTCCCCCTCCTGTCAACTGGGATTGCGTGGCATTTCGCTGGCGCACCAATGGTACGCGTGGCTGGTTGGAAGGTGTCTCGCACGTCGCCACCATCCAACCGGACGATCTGCACCATATCGAACGCCAAAAAAGCATTATTGAGCGCAACACCCGCCATTTTCTGGCAGGCAAACCCGCCAATAACGTCTTGATGACCGGTGCGCGCGGGACGGGAAAAAGCTCGCTGGTCAAAGCCATGCTGGCCAAATTTGCCGACCAGGGCCTGCGCCTGATCGAGGTGGACAAGTCCGATCTAGGCGATCTGGGTTACATCATTGACCTGATCAGCAAGCGCCCCGAACACTTCATCATCTTCAGCGACGACCTGTCTTTTGAAGAAGGCGAAGCCGGTTACAAGGCGCTCAAATCCGTGCTGGACGGCTCACTGGCCTCCCCTGGCGACAATGTACTGATCTACGCCACGTCCAACCGACGTCACCTGATGCCTGAATACATGAAGGAGAACCTGAGCACCTCCACTTCCGCAGACGGCGAGATCCACCCCGGTGAGGCCGTTGAAGAAAAGGTATCCCTATCCGAGCGCTTTGGACTATGGTTGTCGTTTTACCCCTTTAAACAAGACGACTATCTGGACATTGTGTATTACTGGCTGGGCGCATTGGGTTGCCCTGCAGAACACATCGAAAGCTCGCGTACGGAAGCCTTGCAATGGGCTCTGGAACGTGGCTCGCGCTCCGGCCGGGTAGCACGTCAATTTGCTAGAGATTGGACCGCTAGACATGTCTAA
- a CDS encoding Nudix family hydrolase has translation MSKPTLEVAVGVLLNQHGQVLLGKRPADKPWPGWWELPGGKIEAGESVVQALVRELREELGIETTHAHPWVTYTHEYPKNFVKLSFCLVREWEGEPQCLEGQELAWVNPKGPLEVGPVLPATEPPLKWLQLPERYLISNIDEPARLPAYLEQLEQALQQGPALVQFREPAWAARPDAEFHLHQAFLQVVNLCQRYQARCLVNSLHPESWWDHADGVHLRASDAQALSAKCHDTLATFPAISKGLIGMSTHNESDIEIARKIQADFLVLGHVLETASHPGDPGMGWARFASLAEQAGLPVFAIGGQSANTLAQARNHGAHGIAGIRHMLDSDPA, from the coding sequence ATGTCTAAACCCACGTTGGAAGTGGCCGTTGGCGTTTTACTGAACCAACACGGCCAAGTGCTACTGGGAAAACGCCCAGCCGATAAACCCTGGCCAGGCTGGTGGGAATTGCCTGGCGGCAAGATTGAAGCGGGCGAGAGCGTCGTACAGGCACTGGTACGGGAACTGCGCGAAGAACTCGGCATTGAAACGACCCACGCACACCCCTGGGTCACCTATACACACGAATACCCCAAGAACTTCGTCAAACTCTCTTTCTGTCTGGTGCGGGAATGGGAAGGCGAACCACAGTGCCTGGAAGGCCAGGAGCTTGCCTGGGTCAACCCTAAAGGTCCATTGGAAGTCGGCCCTGTACTGCCTGCTACCGAACCGCCGCTGAAATGGCTGCAACTGCCCGAACGCTATCTGATTAGCAACATCGACGAGCCAGCCCGCTTACCCGCCTATCTGGAACAACTGGAACAAGCTCTGCAACAAGGCCCGGCCCTGGTTCAGTTTCGTGAGCCTGCCTGGGCTGCCCGACCTGATGCCGAGTTCCATTTGCACCAGGCGTTCCTGCAAGTGGTGAACCTGTGCCAGCGTTACCAAGCGCGCTGCCTGGTCAACAGTCTGCACCCCGAGAGCTGGTGGGACCACGCCGATGGTGTGCACTTGCGCGCCAGCGACGCCCAAGCCCTGTCCGCGAAATGCCACGACACCCTGGCGACATTTCCCGCGATCAGCAAAGGCTTGATCGGCATGTCTACGCACAATGAAAGTGATATTGAAATAGCCCGCAAAATCCAGGCGGACTTTCTGGTTCTGGGCCATGTCCTGGAAACCGCCTCTCATCCCGGCGATCCCGGTATGGGCTGGGCCCGTTTTGCCAGTCTGGCCGAACAAGCTGGCCTGCCTGTGTTTGCAATCGGCGGACAATCGGCCAACACTCTGGCTCAAGCCCGCAATCACGGCGCACACGGCATTGCCGGTATACGCCATATGCTGGACAGCGACCCGGCATGA
- the ispB gene encoding octaprenyl diphosphate synthase, which translates to MNLSTLIEPIADDMKALDVVIRERLNSDVVLIRTIGEYIVSAGGKRMRPALLLLVARALAYQGNTHHLLAGVVEFIHTATLLHDDVVDESDMRRGRHTANAVYGNAASVLVGDYLYSRSFEMMVQSNSMPAMAVLSAATTVIAEGEVLQLLNVHDPDVSLERYLQVVRYKTAKLFEAAAQVGAIVAGASPEMEEAMAAYGRHLGTAFQLVDDVLDYTGDAQALGKNVGDDLREGKPTMPLIRVMEVGTPEQVQLIKSAIETGDADFAAVAQAIEQTDALAYTREAAKAEAQLAVQALADVPESEFKQVLLSLCAFSIERDR; encoded by the coding sequence TTGAACCTGTCCACCCTGATTGAACCTATTGCCGACGACATGAAGGCTCTTGATGTCGTCATTCGTGAGCGCTTGAATTCGGATGTGGTGCTGATACGCACAATCGGCGAATACATCGTTAGTGCGGGTGGCAAACGTATGCGTCCCGCGCTTTTGTTGCTGGTAGCCCGCGCACTGGCTTATCAGGGGAACACGCATCATTTGCTGGCTGGCGTTGTGGAGTTCATCCACACGGCCACCTTGCTGCACGACGATGTCGTTGATGAATCCGATATGCGTCGCGGTCGCCACACGGCCAATGCCGTCTATGGCAATGCAGCCAGTGTGTTGGTGGGTGACTACCTGTACTCGCGCTCTTTCGAGATGATGGTGCAGTCGAACTCCATGCCTGCCATGGCCGTGTTGTCGGCAGCCACCACGGTGATCGCTGAAGGCGAGGTCTTGCAACTGCTGAACGTACACGACCCGGACGTTTCTCTGGAACGTTACCTGCAAGTCGTGCGCTACAAGACAGCCAAACTGTTTGAGGCGGCCGCGCAAGTTGGCGCGATTGTGGCCGGAGCTTCGCCCGAGATGGAAGAGGCCATGGCTGCGTATGGTCGTCACCTGGGTACGGCCTTTCAACTGGTTGATGATGTGCTCGATTACACCGGTGATGCCCAGGCATTGGGCAAGAACGTGGGTGACGATCTGCGCGAAGGCAAGCCCACCATGCCACTGATCCGTGTCATGGAAGTGGGGACACCCGAACAAGTCCAGTTGATCAAGTCCGCCATTGAAACCGGTGATGCGGATTTTGCGGCAGTGGCCCAGGCCATTGAGCAAACTGACGCGTTGGCGTACACCCGCGAAGCGGCCAAGGCGGAAGCCCAATTGGCGGTGCAGGCTCTGGCGGATGTGCCTGAGAGCGAATTCAAGCAGGTATTGCTCAGCTTGTGCGCGTTTTCCATCGAACGCGATCGCTAA
- a CDS encoding efflux transporter outer membrane subunit: MPISTATMFPRFALAGMVLLLSACAVGPDYQRPEAPVGEHFREKVRSTAWKQAEPADLKDRGPWWESFNDGVLNTLMQSLNEQNFSLQQAQARVRQAQATLSNTRSTLFPKVDSSVGTTRRGGGSGDTSQSSSAYDASITVNWEVDLWGRIRRQVEAGDAGLQASAADMAATRLSLQSQLAQTYLQYRSVESSERVLDETVAAYERSLQINQNRLDAGFSAPGDVAAALSQLENARTQRLALNREKASYQHAMAVLVGRAPSQFEVVPHAPWPVAPDIPVGLPSSLLERRPDVARAERRMAQANAQIGVAKAAWFPSLSLKASGGFSSSDLSEWLTAPARVWSLGPAFALTLLDFGARRAQVEQAKASYDEQLAAYRQTVLDALKEVEDALSERNGLELEQASQARSLAAARESLRLTRNQFDAGLVDFLSLAQTQATALSAERQALDLESQRLRAAVKLMVALGGGWDVATGLNPEEPKAVEADPAAKAE; encoded by the coding sequence ATGCCTATTTCTACTGCCACGATGTTTCCGCGCTTTGCACTGGCTGGGATGGTGCTGCTCCTGTCCGCATGTGCCGTTGGCCCTGATTATCAGCGGCCTGAGGCCCCAGTGGGGGAGCACTTTCGGGAAAAGGTGCGTTCCACGGCCTGGAAGCAGGCTGAACCGGCTGACTTGAAGGATCGCGGCCCCTGGTGGGAAAGCTTTAATGACGGCGTGCTCAATACCTTGATGCAAAGCCTGAACGAGCAGAACTTTAGCTTGCAGCAAGCACAGGCACGCGTCCGGCAGGCGCAAGCCACCTTGTCCAACACGCGCTCGACTCTGTTTCCGAAAGTGGACAGCTCGGTCGGAACCACGCGACGGGGCGGCGGCTCGGGTGATACCAGCCAAAGCAGCAGCGCTTACGATGCCAGCATCACCGTGAATTGGGAAGTGGATTTGTGGGGGCGGATTCGCCGTCAGGTAGAAGCGGGTGACGCAGGCCTGCAAGCCAGTGCTGCGGATATGGCCGCCACGCGTTTGAGCCTGCAGTCGCAATTGGCCCAAACTTATTTGCAGTACCGCAGTGTGGAATCCAGCGAACGCGTGCTGGATGAAACTGTGGCCGCGTACGAGCGCTCTTTGCAAATTAATCAGAATCGTCTGGACGCCGGTTTTTCGGCCCCGGGAGACGTAGCGGCAGCCTTAAGTCAGCTTGAAAACGCACGTACTCAGCGCCTGGCTTTGAATCGTGAAAAGGCCTCCTATCAGCATGCCATGGCGGTGTTGGTGGGCCGTGCGCCGTCCCAGTTCGAGGTGGTGCCGCATGCGCCTTGGCCAGTGGCTCCGGATATTCCGGTGGGCTTGCCATCCAGCTTGCTGGAACGTCGCCCCGATGTGGCCCGGGCCGAGCGTCGTATGGCGCAGGCCAATGCCCAGATTGGTGTAGCCAAAGCCGCCTGGTTTCCCAGCTTGAGCCTGAAAGCCAGCGGGGGGTTTAGCAGCAGTGATTTAAGTGAATGGCTGACGGCACCCGCGCGTGTCTGGTCCCTGGGGCCTGCCTTCGCCCTGACCTTGCTGGATTTTGGAGCGCGTCGTGCACAAGTCGAGCAGGCCAAGGCCAGTTATGACGAACAATTGGCGGCTTACCGCCAGACGGTTCTGGATGCGCTGAAAGAAGTGGAAGATGCCTTGTCGGAGCGTAATGGCCTGGAGCTGGAGCAAGCCAGTCAAGCGCGTTCTCTGGCGGCGGCCCGCGAGTCCTTGCGGCTGACGCGCAATCAGTTTGATGCCGGTCTGGTGGATTTTCTGAGTCTGGCGCAAACCCAGGCCACGGCCCTGTCAGCCGAGCGGCAGGCCTTGGATCTGGAGTCTCAACGCTTGCGGGCGGCAGTCAAACTGATGGTGGCCTTGGGCGGCGGCTGGGATGTAGCGACTGGCCTGAACCCCGAAGAGCCGAAAGCGGTGGAAGCTGATCCAGCCGCTAAAGCAGAATAG
- the gltS gene encoding sodium/glutamate symporter — protein sequence MNIQLDIAQTVGLAAVFLVLGEYIKNRVAVLARYFIPSPIIGGLIFALIALVGHETGSFHFSFNDDIRNFLLMAFFTTIGFSASFELLKKGGLAVALFLGCAVVLIILQNVMGVTLAALMDANPLLGLAAGSVAMTGGHGTSAAFGPLLENAGAVGALPAAIAASTWGLVMGCVIGGPLGRRLMKKHKIDGPAPHRRHRRQHEGANVPHAMQAQVKETVQLDDGGFEMPVYAVVLLSIAIGVGSVIIEWLGERGIVLPAYLGSMLVAAVIRNVIDWRRYRLPEKEFEIIGNVSLAFFLVMALMVMKLWELAQVAGPLLVILIAQTVMMYFFARYVTFNVMGKDYDAVVMSAGHCGFGMGATPNAMANMQAFTEDNGPSRKAFFVIPLVGSLFIDFFNAVIITGFVNFLT from the coding sequence ATGAATATTCAGCTCGATATAGCGCAAACGGTCGGTTTAGCGGCTGTTTTTCTCGTGCTGGGAGAATATATAAAGAATCGCGTTGCTGTGCTGGCCCGCTATTTCATTCCCAGCCCCATTATTGGCGGTTTGATTTTTGCCTTGATTGCCCTGGTGGGTCACGAGACGGGTTCGTTTCACTTCTCTTTCAACGACGATATACGCAACTTCTTGTTGATGGCCTTTTTTACCACCATTGGCTTTTCAGCAAGTTTCGAGCTGTTGAAAAAGGGGGGGCTGGCAGTGGCCCTGTTTTTGGGCTGTGCGGTTGTCCTGATTATTCTGCAAAACGTGATGGGTGTCACCCTGGCCGCTTTGATGGATGCCAATCCCTTGCTGGGCCTGGCGGCCGGTTCGGTCGCCATGACAGGAGGTCACGGGACCTCCGCCGCTTTTGGCCCCTTGCTGGAGAACGCAGGTGCTGTGGGGGCCTTGCCCGCTGCCATTGCCGCGTCGACCTGGGGGCTGGTGATGGGGTGTGTCATTGGTGGTCCTTTGGGCCGACGCCTGATGAAAAAACACAAGATTGACGGCCCTGCACCACACCGTCGTCATCGTCGCCAGCATGAAGGTGCAAACGTACCCCATGCTATGCAAGCCCAGGTTAAAGAAACCGTTCAGCTTGATGACGGTGGCTTTGAAATGCCGGTCTACGCGGTCGTTCTGCTGTCCATTGCGATTGGGGTGGGCAGTGTCATCATCGAATGGTTGGGTGAGCGCGGCATCGTGCTGCCTGCCTACCTGGGGTCCATGCTGGTGGCAGCCGTTATCCGTAATGTGATTGATTGGCGTCGTTACCGCTTGCCGGAAAAAGAGTTTGAAATTATCGGCAACGTGTCGCTGGCTTTCTTCCTGGTCATGGCATTGATGGTGATGAAGTTGTGGGAACTGGCTCAAGTGGCCGGTCCCTTGCTGGTGATCCTGATTGCCCAGACCGTGATGATGTACTTCTTTGCCCGATATGTGACCTTCAATGTCATGGGCAAGGACTATGACGCTGTTGTGATGTCGGCCGGGCATTGTGGTTTCGGCATGGGGGCAACGCCGAACGCCATGGCCAATATGCAGGCTTTCACGGAAGATAATGGCCCCTCGCGCAAGGCCTTTTTTGTGATTCCCTTGGTGGGCTCCTTGTTCATCGATTTTTTCAACGCCGTGATTATCACCGGCTTTGTGAACTTTCTGACGTAA
- a CDS encoding TIGR01777 family oxidoreductase, translated as MRILLTGGTGLIGQALCQQWQAQGHELWVWSRTPQQVPQLCPGAKGVATLEELNGNAPFDAVINLAGAPIANQRWTDSRRQLLWRSRVDLTRRLVDWMGQQASVPPILISGSATGWYGDGGQQPLSEDSAPSHKDFGSQLCVAWEQEAEQARQWGVRVVLLRTAPVLANNAGILARLLPSFKLGLGARLGDGQQWMPWIHIEDQVALIDYLLHNQSCEGPYNACAPQPVRNAEFTRILAQELGKPALFHAPAWVLRLALGEMSVLLLGGQRLIPQRAQQAGFSWRHPELSEALRDVLNKA; from the coding sequence ATGCGCATCCTTCTGACCGGGGGCACCGGCCTCATTGGACAGGCCCTTTGCCAACAATGGCAAGCTCAGGGCCATGAACTCTGGGTATGGAGCCGCACCCCGCAGCAAGTTCCCCAGTTATGCCCGGGCGCAAAAGGCGTAGCCACTCTTGAAGAGCTAAATGGCAACGCGCCATTTGACGCCGTCATCAACCTGGCTGGGGCCCCGATTGCCAATCAACGCTGGACTGATTCACGCCGCCAGCTTCTGTGGCGTAGTCGTGTAGATCTGACTCGCCGCCTGGTGGACTGGATGGGGCAGCAAGCGTCGGTGCCGCCCATATTGATCTCGGGCTCAGCCACAGGCTGGTACGGAGACGGTGGGCAACAGCCTTTATCCGAAGACAGTGCACCAAGCCACAAAGACTTCGGCAGCCAACTTTGTGTGGCCTGGGAGCAAGAGGCCGAACAGGCACGCCAATGGGGGGTACGCGTGGTCTTGCTACGCACCGCACCCGTCTTGGCCAACAATGCAGGAATATTGGCTCGGCTCCTGCCCTCGTTCAAGCTGGGATTGGGTGCCAGACTAGGTGATGGTCAGCAGTGGATGCCATGGATACACATTGAAGACCAGGTCGCTCTCATCGACTACCTTTTGCACAATCAAAGCTGTGAAGGCCCCTATAACGCGTGTGCGCCACAGCCTGTGCGCAATGCGGAGTTCACCCGCATCCTGGCGCAAGAGCTGGGCAAGCCAGCCCTGTTTCATGCCCCGGCCTGGGTGCTACGGCTGGCATTGGGAGAGATGTCTGTTCTGCTGCTGGGCGGACAACGACTGATTCCGCAACGCGCCCAGCAAGCGGGTTTCAGTTGGCGTCACCCTGAACTGTCCGAGGCCTTAAGGGATGTGCTTAACAAAGCCTGA
- a CDS encoding efflux RND transporter permease subunit, whose protein sequence is MKRLLGLFIFRPVGSSLLALAMVLMGALALRLLPVSSLPEMDFPVIAVSANLPGASPETMASSVATPLEQALGSIAGVSEMSSRSSEGSTQIILVFDLDRDIEGAARDVQAAINQARPMLPSGMSSVPTYEKVNPSSMPIMVLALTSQTANKAQLFDMASGIVQQKLAQIPGVGSVEVGGGSLPAVRVGLNPKALASAGIALDDVRSVINNANSLRPNGYLEGEQGQWQINSGKQYNQARFFEPLVLKNQDGQVIRLGDVAKVEDSVENIHSLGYWNNQEAVLLIVRRQAGANIIETVNTIRARLQDIEEMLPSQAQLTVAQDRTPSIRATLEEAQLTLIIAVALVVLVVLLFLRNWRAALIPAIAVPASLISTFAFMHLFGFTLNTISLMALIVATGFVVDDAIVVLESIMRYLEKGLSPMRAALRGTREVGFTVTAMSLSLVAVFIPLWLIGGLAGRLFMEFAVTLCTAVLVSLVISLMLTPMMSARLLRPGPQEHESTHPLSRFLGWIGSVSWRAYRRSLDWALKHHRLMLFSLFATIGLNVYLYAVVPKGLFPQQDTGQLMGFFRVDRGTSFQSMEPKLEYFRSILNQDPDIRSVAVFAGGRSGSTSSFILVELKPMDERKASTTDIVNRLRDPLSTTPGARMFMVPQQDIPVGSGGGGRSGSYDYSLLGSDLELLKTWLPKVQQAMAELPELVDVDTGTDDKAGLVQLEIDRDMATRLGVDMSMVAGTLNNSFSQRQVSTIFGRLNQYHVVMEVEPRFAQDLESLKEIEVVAKDGTRVPLSAFTRFTTGTAPRSINHMGLLVAESVSFGLAEGVTLSQATEAIEQAMARIQLPTREIQAGFEGNTAQMLDALAKQPLMFLAALVALYIVLGMLYESYMHPLTILSTLPSAGIGALLALMMTSGEFNLIAMIGVFLLIGIVKKNAIMMVDYALQMERERGMGSREAIYEACLVRFRPIMMTTLSAIFGAVPLILASGPGVEMRQPLGVTIVGGLVLSQILTLYTTPVVYLYLDRLRHRFMRRKNQTNLNT, encoded by the coding sequence ATGAAGCGTTTGCTAGGGCTGTTTATCTTCCGGCCAGTGGGCTCCAGCCTGCTGGCACTGGCCATGGTGCTCATGGGGGCTTTGGCCCTGCGTTTATTGCCTGTGTCGTCGTTGCCGGAAATGGATTTTCCGGTGATCGCGGTCTCGGCCAATTTGCCCGGTGCCAGCCCTGAAACCATGGCCTCCAGTGTGGCCACCCCACTGGAGCAGGCACTAGGTTCCATTGCCGGTGTCTCTGAGATGAGTTCCCGCAGTAGCGAGGGTTCCACCCAGATCATACTGGTGTTCGATCTGGACCGAGATATTGAAGGGGCCGCCCGTGATGTGCAGGCCGCTATCAATCAGGCTCGCCCGATGTTGCCGTCGGGTATGTCCAGTGTGCCCACCTACGAGAAGGTCAACCCCTCGTCCATGCCTATCATGGTGCTGGCGCTGACGTCGCAAACGGCGAACAAGGCGCAGCTTTTTGATATGGCCAGTGGTATTGTCCAGCAGAAACTGGCTCAGATTCCGGGGGTGGGCTCGGTCGAGGTGGGCGGTGGCTCTTTGCCTGCGGTACGGGTGGGGCTGAACCCCAAGGCGTTGGCCTCGGCCGGTATTGCGCTCGATGATGTGCGCTCGGTGATCAATAACGCCAACAGCCTGCGTCCCAACGGCTATCTGGAAGGTGAGCAGGGCCAGTGGCAGATCAATTCAGGGAAACAATACAATCAGGCCCGTTTTTTTGAGCCCTTGGTTCTGAAGAATCAGGACGGGCAGGTTATCCGTTTGGGAGATGTCGCCAAGGTCGAGGACTCCGTCGAGAACATTCACAGCCTGGGGTATTGGAATAACCAGGAAGCTGTTTTGCTGATTGTGCGTCGGCAGGCCGGTGCCAACATTATTGAGACGGTCAATACTATCCGCGCGCGCTTGCAGGATATCGAGGAAATGCTGCCCAGCCAGGCGCAATTGACGGTGGCGCAGGATCGCACCCCCAGTATCCGCGCCACGCTGGAAGAGGCCCAACTGACGCTGATTATTGCGGTGGCCCTGGTGGTGCTGGTGGTCTTGCTGTTCCTGCGAAACTGGCGCGCTGCCTTGATCCCCGCTATCGCCGTGCCTGCTTCCTTGATTAGCACCTTTGCTTTCATGCATTTGTTCGGCTTTACGCTGAACACCATTTCCTTGATGGCCTTGATTGTGGCCACGGGCTTTGTGGTGGATGACGCCATCGTGGTGCTGGAAAGTATTATGCGTTACCTGGAAAAAGGCTTGTCCCCTATGCGGGCGGCCTTGCGCGGGACGCGCGAGGTGGGCTTTACCGTCACGGCCATGAGCCTGTCGCTGGTGGCGGTGTTTATTCCCTTGTGGTTGATCGGGGGATTGGCTGGGCGCCTGTTCATGGAGTTTGCCGTCACCTTGTGTACGGCCGTGCTGGTGTCCCTGGTGATCTCCTTGATGCTGACTCCCATGATGTCCGCCCGATTGCTGCGCCCAGGACCGCAAGAGCATGAGTCTACCCATCCCCTTAGTCGTTTTCTGGGCTGGATAGGCAGTGTCAGTTGGCGTGCTTACCGTCGCTCTTTGGATTGGGCGCTCAAGCATCATCGCCTGATGTTGTTTTCCTTGTTCGCCACGATAGGGTTGAATGTGTACCTGTATGCGGTGGTGCCCAAGGGGCTGTTTCCACAGCAGGATACCGGTCAGTTGATGGGGTTTTTCCGGGTCGATAGGGGCACCTCGTTCCAGTCCATGGAGCCTAAGCTGGAGTACTTCCGTTCCATCCTGAATCAGGACCCGGACATCCGTTCGGTGGCTGTCTTTGCCGGTGGTCGTAGTGGTAGCACCTCGTCCTTCATTCTGGTTGAGCTCAAGCCCATGGATGAGCGCAAAGCCAGCACAACAGATATTGTGAATCGCCTGCGCGATCCTTTATCCACCACGCCGGGTGCGCGCATGTTCATGGTGCCTCAGCAAGATATTCCGGTCGGTAGCGGCGGCGGCGGGCGCAGTGGCTCTTATGACTACTCCTTGCTGGGGAGCGACCTGGAGTTGCTGAAAACCTGGTTGCCCAAGGTTCAGCAGGCCATGGCCGAATTGCCTGAACTGGTAGACGTGGACACAGGCACGGATGACAAGGCTGGCCTGGTTCAACTGGAAATTGATCGGGATATGGCAACGCGCCTGGGCGTGGATATGTCCATGGTGGCAGGGACCTTGAACAACTCCTTCTCCCAGCGTCAGGTTTCCACAATTTTTGGACGGTTGAACCAGTATCACGTTGTCATGGAGGTCGAGCCGCGTTTTGCTCAGGATCTGGAGTCTTTGAAGGAGATTGAGGTCGTTGCCAAAGATGGCACGCGCGTGCCTTTGTCCGCCTTTACGCGCTTTACGACGGGCACCGCGCCGCGCAGCATTAACCACATGGGTTTGCTGGTGGCCGAGTCTGTGTCTTTTGGTTTGGCCGAAGGCGTCACCCTCAGTCAGGCGACAGAGGCCATTGAGCAGGCCATGGCCCGGATTCAGTTGCCTACCCGCGAGATTCAGGCCGGCTTTGAGGGCAATACGGCGCAGATGCTTGATGCCCTGGCCAAGCAACCCCTTATGTTCCTGGCCGCCTTGGTGGCCTTGTACATCGTGCTGGGGATGTTGTACGAGAGCTATATGCACCCGCTGACCATTCTGTCCACTTTGCCCTCGGCTGGGATTGGGGCCTTGCTGGCCTTGATGATGACCAGTGGCGAGTTCAATCTGATTGCCATGATCGGAGTATTTTTGTTGATTGGTATCGTCAAGAAAAACGCCATCATGATGGTGGACTACGCCTTGCAAATGGAGCGTGAGCGCGGCATGGGCTCGCGTGAGGCTATTTACGAGGCCTGCCTGGTGCGTTTCCGCCCCATCATGATGACAACCTTGTCCGCTATTTTTGGCGCTGTTCCTTTGATTCTGGCCTCCGGGCCGGGCGTGGAAATGCGCCAGCCGCTGGGTGTCACCATTGTGGGTGGTTTGGTGCTCAGTCAAATCCTGACTTTGTACACCACGCCCGTGGTTTATCTTTATCTGGATCGTTTGCGCCATCGCTTCATGCGCCGCAAGAACCAGACAAACTTGAATACATAA